Part of the Vigna angularis cultivar LongXiaoDou No.4 chromosome 1, ASM1680809v1, whole genome shotgun sequence genome, tttgtttgtagCATCGAATTCACCAAATGCATCAAGACAATTAACAAAACAGAACCTTGAAACCTTCGTCATTGAAGTCTTGTTTCCCCACCAGACCTAGCGAGCAGCCACGACAGAACATCGTTTCTGACAATCTCAACATTTTCATCGGTCTCTCCGAACAGCAAGGAATGCATCATCCCGTCGTAAACCTTGACGGTCTTATCGAGGGTCCTGGCTTCGCGGTACAACTCCCTACTCACATCGGGGTCGGTGACAGCATCGGCGCTGCCGTGCAAGACAATGAAAGGAAGGTTGACATCAGAGAGCCTCAGATTGAGGAAGTCGGTAACCCTTAAAAGTTCGACGACGGTGCCCAACCTCGGCTTTCCGCGATACCTCAAAGGGTTCATGTTGGCGATGAGTTTCTTGCGGGGAACCTTGACGGACTTGAAGAGGAGATCGGGGGTGGGGACGATGGGGAGAGTGGGGAAGAATCTGGCGAGGAAGGTGAGGATCTGGGGAATGGGCCATCTGGGTCTGACGCTGTCGGAGATTTTGCACATGGGGGCGACTAAAACGGCGCCGTTGAAGGGTTCCGGGGAGAGGAAGTGGATGAGTAGGCAGATGGCGGCGCCCATGGACTCGCCGAAGAGAAAAGAAGGGAGGTGTTGGAATTGGGGGTTTTGTTGTTTGATAGAGTTGAAGAAGGAGAGGCAATCGTCTGCGACGAGGTTTACGGAGGGGACGAAGGCTTTGAGGCCTTCGGAGTGGCCGTGGCCTTGGAGGTCAACGGCGAAGCAGGCGAACCCCGATTGGGCGAGGAAGATGGGGGTCGCTTGGAAGGTCCAGGAGATGTCGTTGCCGTAGCCGTGGACCATGAAGACGACGGCGCGTGGGGTGATGGTGGGGTTTGGAAGCCATGACCTTGTGAAGAGCTTGAGGCCACGCGCCGTCCTGAATTCCGATTTTGTGCCTCTGATTCCTTTGTGGTTGTAGTAGTCTTGTTCTGGGGTGAATCCCCAATAATGAGGGTAGGATTGCACAAgcttttcctcttcttcttccattcttCTCACCCAATCATCACTCAACTCCTTTCCATAACTTATTCATCTATCAACTTTATTGCTTCTTGCACCTCCACGATTATTAACTCTACTTGTACACTGACTAAGGATATAAGGTCTCAACAATGTATATACTTGTATGATAAACATATACTTGTGCTGCttcaatacatttttaattatataatctaaaatacaaatctatattttaaattctataattcgaaatttataacattaatattttttaattccaGATTACATAATCCGAAAAACACAATCTAAATCTATAATTTCAATAAGGTACaattggaattttaaaaaagcATGGAGGGCAGGAAGAAATTGCCGAACAAAGTGTAGTTTTTGGGGCTTTCTTTCTGTacctttatattttctttctacacCCCAAATATGTCCTTcttaatatatagaaaatatataattaattaggCAAGCAATAGTTACTGTTTATCAAATGTATTTACTACGAAAGTTGCTATGTTTACTGGCAAACCCAAGTCACTTTCAAGAGTAACTCCAATGgcgttttctctcttcttccacttctactttctttttcttttaacaatgtTTTCATGCGTTTCTTCATTCATCTTCGTTTGAAACAGAGACATACTATTCACTTAATTCTTCTTCATTTATACGTTTTTTTATTGTCggatttgatatttatttttttatattttgtatgtaccaaattttttgaaatgtaGATAATGAATCAAtttattggattttaaaatctttAGAATGAATAGTTTAGTTAGTCACTGgacttcaaaattttattaagaaaaataccgaattttgaaatcttatttacggaaacaacaaatttcaaaatctagttGAGTAACTCACCAAATTTAGAAatgcattaaattttaaaatttggtttaaaaattcattagatttgaaaatttactttatgaattctttatattttgaaattcggTTAAGGAGTTCACatgatttcaaaatctgatttaCGAACTCATCGAATTTTGTAATCTGATTTAGGAACTCATCAGATTCCAAATTTCGATTTAGAAACTCAACAAATTTTGcaatttagtttaaaaactcatttaattttgaaattcgatttAGGAACTTgtcgaatttcaaaatccattTAAGGATACTACCAAATTTTAAAAGGAGGTTAAGTATTCTcttggattttgaaatctgacagtgtttgtaattttttttaatttattttgtttattatttttatttttattttttttgtttattttattttatgaatttgtttatctctagttattattattgaacaaAGTAAGGTATTCTATACTGATGTCATGTTGTAAGTGGTTAGATCTAAGATGAAATATTGTCCTTTAAATTTTATGGAATCACAAGTAAATTCAATTTCATGTcagatttcttttcttttataaatgaaatgTGGGAGAGATATTACACAAATAACTTTACAACTAATTAGCTTTTTTTTTCACACGGGATGAGTTAATTTAGAGAGTTTATTGGATTGCTTTAgatctttattttattgttgttattataagatctaataatattacaaataaaattatccCCCCGACTCTACACGTCACAAttgcatataaaatttaaataagtcatcaaccacaaaaaaaaaacattactaaCTTGATTTTCTCATAATGCACATGTAACATGATCAACATAACTTGTCAACAAAAAAAGTGTCATGTGGACCTCCAAGATATTGAACCACTTCATCTTGTTGATGAACAACATTTTCATGCTGCTCAATAACATTTTCATACTACTCAgtaacattttcctactactCATCAACATATGACCAATTAATACTGTAACTTCTCCAACTTCACCACCACGACTCCTTATACGAGCATATGTCTAAGGCTTCTTTCTAGCTTCACCATGTGCAGTAAAGGAAAACGGCAGCGGTTGTTTTGGCTTATTCGCACCGGTTttgcaaccgaggtatataaaGGCGAAGTAAAAAGCCTACCACTTTTGgtctcggttctgaaccgaggtATAAAGATATATGCTTTTGTCTCGGTTAAAATGAAACCGAGGCGGTAgaaggtattatttttttttgccaGACTTTTGGTCTCAGGTTCTggtgaaccgaggcagtagaaaggttctttttttttttctcaatctttATGCTAGAATcgataatatacatttttaagGTCATGAACAAATCACCTTCCATGAACATAGATCACTTTCCATGAAGGTGTTCAACATCTGCTTATTGTGATAAACTTTATAGAGAGGAAATCTGAACTCAATCTTCTATCCCACAACCAGCAAAATAGGGGAAAATATCATAGAAATAATAAAGCTCACACCAGGTTAGAATCATATTCGATCCTTTCATAACATAACATAATCATataacacaaaaagaaaaaaaaaacacagtttTTCCTCCAAGCAAGTTCATCCCTTCAACCTACACTACACGGAACCCACCACAAAAACTATATCCAGAGAGGAAAACTTTCTCCTTCAATTCCTCTTAACAAAACCTGTCAGAatgccaaaaataaaaaaatccatatCCATAAATGTGCTCTGCTCCTTCTTCACCTGCGTCAAATAGAGCCAATAGCCAAATGAGACTCAATACACATCAAATTTCGTTAAACCAACAACCAAACACCATTTTTTTCTGCAAGAAAAACCCAACCACCCATTCAGCGACCACAAACCAAAACAgataatgaataaatatataatttattttaaagacaaaatacaatttttttaaaataatcttggAACGgaaaaacacatttaataaaaaaaaatgtcaacgAACTTGCAGAATCATACCTACCTATACCTATAACATTTCTGATTATAGATAAGCTTTTTTATAACACTTGtagaagataaaaatgaaataaaattattttcttcgtaacataaataaatttaaaagaaaactaatatGCAAGAAATTCGAaagatttgttgtttttttttaacataaactaattttagtttataaaaaaacttattttatttttttttgtcttttctttttcttagaaataattgtaaaaaagttCATAAAAATTTATCTCGAAAAGTTTAGAGTAAGGTAATGTTGACATGTAAGGGTGGTGTAAAAGATAGgtacatatataaattatttgtattctATTTTCACCACTAAACTCCCTCTTTAATAATAATCCCCTTCCCCAAATGCTCGAAATAGTAATACCTAAATACACTGGGAAGAAAATCAAATAGTCAAAAaatctatataatataaatcTTTGATAGTGATTtgggaaaaaaatatataatagaaataaatttcattttatcaaATGTCTGCTCCCTTCTAACTGCACTTCACTTCGCTCACTGAAGTtagatgaaatttaaaattatattttagatctTTTTTCCTACGTATGTGGCACTGAAAATGGTTAATGTTGGGAAAAAAGTGACGGATAAAAAGTTAGTTAGGAATAGAAGACACAGAAAACAATGaaggttgaagaaaaaaaaatgcagaaaaaatTGCAGATAACGCTTCAGAGTCTAATTTCACAACCAAAGAGAACAACTTGTAATAGTTGGAGACT contains:
- the LOC108342493 gene encoding caffeoylshikimate esterase gives rise to the protein MEEEEEKLVQSYPHYWGFTPEQDYYNHKGIRGTKSEFRTARGLKLFTRSWLPNPTITPRAVVFMVHGYGNDISWTFQATPIFLAQSGFACFAVDLQGHGHSEGLKAFVPSVNLVADDCLSFFNSIKQQNPQFQHLPSFLFGESMGAAICLLIHFLSPEPFNGAVLVAPMCKISDSVRPRWPIPQILTFLARFFPTLPIVPTPDLLFKSVKVPRKKLIANMNPLRYRGKPRLGTVVELLRVTDFLNLRLSDVNLPFIVLHGSADAVTDPDVSRELYREARTLDKTVKVYDGMMHSLLFGETDENVEIVRNDVLSWLLARSGGETRLQ